The Henckelia pumila isolate YLH828 chromosome 2, ASM3356847v2, whole genome shotgun sequence genome includes a window with the following:
- the LOC140885397 gene encoding probable serine/threonine-protein kinase SIS8 isoform X2, translated as MKNFLKRLHIGSNHSEDSEGSSSSSKAISGWLNSVTHRRNSSPPSPSNVPRVERRVETFDSVDSSSLDAVLDAVRHDSEFGNSRDPDVEEEHQIQLALELSAREDPEAVQIEAVKQISLGSCPPENTPAEVAAYRYWNYNALNYDDKIPDGFFDLHGILVGSTSSNIPSLIDLQGTPVSDDIHWEAILVNRAADTKLLSFEQQALDMAFKLKPDSVNFVTTLSVVQNLATSVSDHMGGPVSDPDKMLTAWRNHSYSLKANHGSMVLPLGSLTIGLARHRALLFKILADSLDIPCCLVKGQEFTGSDEVAMNIVKIDGREYIVDLMADPGTLIPSDALGAHMDRKDTFHVASSSGEITSSLEDQPEFSAMHEISNFGENDFTEQKSTEGSDILSLDVKGKQMKGREGKHGGADRSKNSFAVETGQEVRSRVNHPFPHARSPSWTEGISSPAARRMKVNDVSQLMVDAAKDNPTLAQKLHDVLLESGVVAPRNLFTQMYPEKLDFPPVDIEHVAQEKEKKVSSEKHRTKGYNILDPAFLPPLPHHGFRSRGTLDKSMEHQSNMKEVFGHRASSEYEVDISKYKNNVPVAAAAAAAAAAVASSMVVAVANANNDPKLQLPAATAATVTAAAVVATTAAVSKQYDILEMGIHSPDSPVSIFKSVECIRSEGDANATASEEGSGKQEHEGLRLTSEGERISDRSVGNESFKSDTTFDDVADCEIPWEDITLGERIGLGSYGEVYRGDWHGTEVAVKRFLDQDKIGESLEEFKSEVLLMKRLRHPNVVLFMGAVTRPPNLSIVTEFLPRGSLYRLIHRPNNQLDERRRLRMALDTARGLNYLHTCTPLIVHRDLKSPNLLVDKNWVVKVCDFGLSRMKHNTYLSSRSTAGTAEWMAPEILRNEPSNEKCDVYSFGVILWELFTLQQPWGGMNPMQVVGAVGFQHRRLEIPDNMDPVVADIIRKCWQTDPKLRPSFTEIMALLKPLQKPITSKQGT; from the exons atgaaaaattttctgaAGAGACTTCACATAGGATCCAATCATTCTGAAGATTCAGAGggttcttcttcatcatcaaaGG CAATTTCAGGATGGTTGAATTCCGTTACACATAGGCGTAATTCCAGTCCTCCATCCCCTTCCAATGTTCCAAGAGTTGAAAGAAGGGTAGAAACTTTTGATTCCGTGGATAGTAGTAGCTTGGATGCTGTTTTAGATGCAGTGAGGCATGATTCCGAGTTTGGCAACTCAAGGGATCCCGATGTAGAGGAGGAGCATCAGATTCAGTTGGCTTTGGAATTGAGTGCAAGGGAGGACCCTGAGGCCGTTCAAATTGAAGCTGTAAAGCAGATTAGTTTGGGTTCTTGTCCTCCTGAAAATACACCTGCTGAAGTTGCCGCTTACCGTTATTGG AATTACAATGCTCTTAACTATGATGACAAGATTCCGGATGGTTTCTTTGATCTACATGGCATTTTGGTTGGATCCACTTCATCAAATATACCTTCCCTCATTGATCTACAAGGAACGCCAGTGTCCGATGATATACATTGGGAAGCTATTCTTGTCAATAGAGCGGCTGACACCAAGTTGTTGAGTTTTGAGCAGCAAGCACTGGACATGGCTTTTAAATTAAAGCCTGATTCTGTAAATTTTGTTACTACCCTCAGTGTGGTGCAGAATCTCGCTACTTCAGTTTCTGATCATATGGGAGGCCCAGTTAGCGATCCTGACAAGATGCTGACTGCATGGAGAAATCATAGTTATAGTTTGAAAGCGAACCATGGGAGCATGGTTTTACCTCTCGGTTCTCTAACAATTGGACTGGCTCGTCATCGGGCATTGCTTTTCAAG ATTCTGGCCGATAGTTTGGACATTCCCTGTTGCTTGGTGAAAGGACAAGAATTTACCGGTTCCGATGAGGTAGCAATGAACATCGTCAAAATTGATGGAAG GGAATATATTGTTGATTTAATGGCGGACCCTGGTACTCTCATTCCATCTGATGCCTTAGGGGCCCACATGGACCGTAAAGACACTTTTCATGTGGCATCATCCAGTGGTGAGATAACTAGTTCATTAGAAGATCAACCAGAATTTTCAGCAATGCATGAGATATCCAATTTTGGAGAGAATGATTTCACGGAGCAAAAGTCTACGGAAGGAAGTGATATTTTATCCTTGGATGTCAAAGGAAAGCAAATGAAAGGTCGGGAAGGGAAACATGGTGGTGCTGACAGGTCAAAAAATTCATTTGCAGTGGAGACAGGACAGGAGGTCCGTAGCAGGGTTAATCATCCTTTTCCTCATGCAAGATCTCCTTCTTGGACCGAAGGAATTAGCTCACCAGCTGCCCGACGAATGAAAGTGAATGATGTTTCACAGTTAATGGTTGATGCTGCCAAAGATAATCCGACGCTAGCTCAGAAGCTCCATGATGTGCTCCTTGAAAGTGGTGTTGTTGCACCTCGAAACTTGTTCACTCAAATGTACCCAGAGAAATTAGATTTTCCACCAGTGGATATCGAACATGTGGCacaagaaaaggaaaaaaaggTAAGTAGTGAAAAACATAGAACCAAGGGTTATAATATCCTTGATCCTGCTTTCCTTCCCCCACTGCCTCATCATGGTTTTCGTTCTAGAGGCACTTTGGATAAATCTATGGAGCATCAGTCAAATATGAAAGAAGTATTTGGACATCGTGCTTCATCAGAATATGAAGTAGACATTTCAAAGTACAAAAACAATGTCCCTGTTGCTGCAGCAGCAGCAGCTGCCGCTGCTGCAGTTGCGTCGTCCATGGTCGTTGCTGTGGCAAACGCAAACAATGATCCAAAGCTTCAACTTCCTGCTGCGACTGCAGCTACAGTCACAGCTGCAGCTGTGGTAGCAACAACTGCAGCTGTTAGTAAGCAGTATGACATCTTGGAAATGGGCATTCATTCACCAGATAGCCCTGTTTCCATTTTTAAGTCAGTTGAGTGTATAAGAAGTGAAGGGGATGCAAATGCCACTGCTTCTGAAGAAGGAAGTGGTAAACAAGAGCATGAGGGTCTTCGGTTAACTTCAGAGGGTGAAAGAATATCAGATAGGTCAGTGGGTAATGAAAGTTTTAAATCTGATACGACATTTGATGATGTGGCTGATTGTGAAATTCCATGGGAGGATATCACCTTGGGTGAGCGTATCGGGCTTG GATCTTATGGTGAGGTATATCGCGGAGACTGGCATGGAACT GAAGTTGCTGTCAAAAGGTTTCTTGACCAAGATAAAATTGGCGAATCTCTAGAGGAATTTAAAAGTGAG GTCCTATTAATGAAAAGACTGAGACATCCAAATGTTGTTCTCTTCATGGGAGCTGTTACTCGCCCACCAAATCTTTCAATTGTTACTGAATTTCTTCCTAG AGGTAGTTTGTACAGATTAATTCATCGTCCTAACAATCAGCTAGATGAAAGAAGACGGTTACGAATGGCCCTTGATACG GCACGAGGATTAAATTATCTGCATACTTGCACCCCGTTGATAGTTCACCGTGATTTAAAGTCACCAAACCTTCTTGTTGATAAGAACTGGGTTGTCAAG GTATGTGATTTTGGACTATCAAGAATGAAGCACAACACGTATCTTTCTTCAAGGTCCACGGCTGGGACG GCAGAATGGATGGCACCAGAAATTCTAAGAAATGAACCATCAAATGAGAA ATGCGATGTTTATAGTTTTGGTGTCATATTATGGGAGCTTTTCACTTTGCAGCAACCTTGGGGAGGAATGAACCCAATGCAAGTTGTTGGTGCTGTTGGCTTTCAGCATCGACGTCTTGAAATACCAGATAACATGGATCCAGTTGTAGCCGATATAATCAGGAAATGCTGGCAAAC AGATCCGAAGCTAAGGCCATCGTTTACCGAAATCATGGCTTTACTTAAGCCTCTTCAGAAGCCTATTACCAGCAAGCAGGGGACCTGA
- the LOC140885397 gene encoding probable serine/threonine-protein kinase SIS8 isoform X1, protein MKNFLKRLHIGSNHSEDSEGSSSSSKGNNRLFDVSPAERLSRSKSSENKPLSAISGWLNSVTHRRNSSPPSPSNVPRVERRVETFDSVDSSSLDAVLDAVRHDSEFGNSRDPDVEEEHQIQLALELSAREDPEAVQIEAVKQISLGSCPPENTPAEVAAYRYWNYNALNYDDKIPDGFFDLHGILVGSTSSNIPSLIDLQGTPVSDDIHWEAILVNRAADTKLLSFEQQALDMAFKLKPDSVNFVTTLSVVQNLATSVSDHMGGPVSDPDKMLTAWRNHSYSLKANHGSMVLPLGSLTIGLARHRALLFKILADSLDIPCCLVKGQEFTGSDEVAMNIVKIDGREYIVDLMADPGTLIPSDALGAHMDRKDTFHVASSSGEITSSLEDQPEFSAMHEISNFGENDFTEQKSTEGSDILSLDVKGKQMKGREGKHGGADRSKNSFAVETGQEVRSRVNHPFPHARSPSWTEGISSPAARRMKVNDVSQLMVDAAKDNPTLAQKLHDVLLESGVVAPRNLFTQMYPEKLDFPPVDIEHVAQEKEKKVSSEKHRTKGYNILDPAFLPPLPHHGFRSRGTLDKSMEHQSNMKEVFGHRASSEYEVDISKYKNNVPVAAAAAAAAAAVASSMVVAVANANNDPKLQLPAATAATVTAAAVVATTAAVSKQYDILEMGIHSPDSPVSIFKSVECIRSEGDANATASEEGSGKQEHEGLRLTSEGERISDRSVGNESFKSDTTFDDVADCEIPWEDITLGERIGLGSYGEVYRGDWHGTEVAVKRFLDQDKIGESLEEFKSEVLLMKRLRHPNVVLFMGAVTRPPNLSIVTEFLPRGSLYRLIHRPNNQLDERRRLRMALDTARGLNYLHTCTPLIVHRDLKSPNLLVDKNWVVKVCDFGLSRMKHNTYLSSRSTAGTAEWMAPEILRNEPSNEKCDVYSFGVILWELFTLQQPWGGMNPMQVVGAVGFQHRRLEIPDNMDPVVADIIRKCWQTDPKLRPSFTEIMALLKPLQKPITSKQGT, encoded by the exons atgaaaaattttctgaAGAGACTTCACATAGGATCCAATCATTCTGAAGATTCAGAGggttcttcttcatcatcaaaGGGTAATAATAGGTTGTTTGATGTTTCACCAGCTGAAAGGCTTTCACGCTCTAAGTCGTCTGAGAACAAACCCCTTTCAGCAATTTCAGGATGGTTGAATTCCGTTACACATAGGCGTAATTCCAGTCCTCCATCCCCTTCCAATGTTCCAAGAGTTGAAAGAAGGGTAGAAACTTTTGATTCCGTGGATAGTAGTAGCTTGGATGCTGTTTTAGATGCAGTGAGGCATGATTCCGAGTTTGGCAACTCAAGGGATCCCGATGTAGAGGAGGAGCATCAGATTCAGTTGGCTTTGGAATTGAGTGCAAGGGAGGACCCTGAGGCCGTTCAAATTGAAGCTGTAAAGCAGATTAGTTTGGGTTCTTGTCCTCCTGAAAATACACCTGCTGAAGTTGCCGCTTACCGTTATTGG AATTACAATGCTCTTAACTATGATGACAAGATTCCGGATGGTTTCTTTGATCTACATGGCATTTTGGTTGGATCCACTTCATCAAATATACCTTCCCTCATTGATCTACAAGGAACGCCAGTGTCCGATGATATACATTGGGAAGCTATTCTTGTCAATAGAGCGGCTGACACCAAGTTGTTGAGTTTTGAGCAGCAAGCACTGGACATGGCTTTTAAATTAAAGCCTGATTCTGTAAATTTTGTTACTACCCTCAGTGTGGTGCAGAATCTCGCTACTTCAGTTTCTGATCATATGGGAGGCCCAGTTAGCGATCCTGACAAGATGCTGACTGCATGGAGAAATCATAGTTATAGTTTGAAAGCGAACCATGGGAGCATGGTTTTACCTCTCGGTTCTCTAACAATTGGACTGGCTCGTCATCGGGCATTGCTTTTCAAG ATTCTGGCCGATAGTTTGGACATTCCCTGTTGCTTGGTGAAAGGACAAGAATTTACCGGTTCCGATGAGGTAGCAATGAACATCGTCAAAATTGATGGAAG GGAATATATTGTTGATTTAATGGCGGACCCTGGTACTCTCATTCCATCTGATGCCTTAGGGGCCCACATGGACCGTAAAGACACTTTTCATGTGGCATCATCCAGTGGTGAGATAACTAGTTCATTAGAAGATCAACCAGAATTTTCAGCAATGCATGAGATATCCAATTTTGGAGAGAATGATTTCACGGAGCAAAAGTCTACGGAAGGAAGTGATATTTTATCCTTGGATGTCAAAGGAAAGCAAATGAAAGGTCGGGAAGGGAAACATGGTGGTGCTGACAGGTCAAAAAATTCATTTGCAGTGGAGACAGGACAGGAGGTCCGTAGCAGGGTTAATCATCCTTTTCCTCATGCAAGATCTCCTTCTTGGACCGAAGGAATTAGCTCACCAGCTGCCCGACGAATGAAAGTGAATGATGTTTCACAGTTAATGGTTGATGCTGCCAAAGATAATCCGACGCTAGCTCAGAAGCTCCATGATGTGCTCCTTGAAAGTGGTGTTGTTGCACCTCGAAACTTGTTCACTCAAATGTACCCAGAGAAATTAGATTTTCCACCAGTGGATATCGAACATGTGGCacaagaaaaggaaaaaaaggTAAGTAGTGAAAAACATAGAACCAAGGGTTATAATATCCTTGATCCTGCTTTCCTTCCCCCACTGCCTCATCATGGTTTTCGTTCTAGAGGCACTTTGGATAAATCTATGGAGCATCAGTCAAATATGAAAGAAGTATTTGGACATCGTGCTTCATCAGAATATGAAGTAGACATTTCAAAGTACAAAAACAATGTCCCTGTTGCTGCAGCAGCAGCAGCTGCCGCTGCTGCAGTTGCGTCGTCCATGGTCGTTGCTGTGGCAAACGCAAACAATGATCCAAAGCTTCAACTTCCTGCTGCGACTGCAGCTACAGTCACAGCTGCAGCTGTGGTAGCAACAACTGCAGCTGTTAGTAAGCAGTATGACATCTTGGAAATGGGCATTCATTCACCAGATAGCCCTGTTTCCATTTTTAAGTCAGTTGAGTGTATAAGAAGTGAAGGGGATGCAAATGCCACTGCTTCTGAAGAAGGAAGTGGTAAACAAGAGCATGAGGGTCTTCGGTTAACTTCAGAGGGTGAAAGAATATCAGATAGGTCAGTGGGTAATGAAAGTTTTAAATCTGATACGACATTTGATGATGTGGCTGATTGTGAAATTCCATGGGAGGATATCACCTTGGGTGAGCGTATCGGGCTTG GATCTTATGGTGAGGTATATCGCGGAGACTGGCATGGAACT GAAGTTGCTGTCAAAAGGTTTCTTGACCAAGATAAAATTGGCGAATCTCTAGAGGAATTTAAAAGTGAG GTCCTATTAATGAAAAGACTGAGACATCCAAATGTTGTTCTCTTCATGGGAGCTGTTACTCGCCCACCAAATCTTTCAATTGTTACTGAATTTCTTCCTAG AGGTAGTTTGTACAGATTAATTCATCGTCCTAACAATCAGCTAGATGAAAGAAGACGGTTACGAATGGCCCTTGATACG GCACGAGGATTAAATTATCTGCATACTTGCACCCCGTTGATAGTTCACCGTGATTTAAAGTCACCAAACCTTCTTGTTGATAAGAACTGGGTTGTCAAG GTATGTGATTTTGGACTATCAAGAATGAAGCACAACACGTATCTTTCTTCAAGGTCCACGGCTGGGACG GCAGAATGGATGGCACCAGAAATTCTAAGAAATGAACCATCAAATGAGAA ATGCGATGTTTATAGTTTTGGTGTCATATTATGGGAGCTTTTCACTTTGCAGCAACCTTGGGGAGGAATGAACCCAATGCAAGTTGTTGGTGCTGTTGGCTTTCAGCATCGACGTCTTGAAATACCAGATAACATGGATCCAGTTGTAGCCGATATAATCAGGAAATGCTGGCAAAC AGATCCGAAGCTAAGGCCATCGTTTACCGAAATCATGGCTTTACTTAAGCCTCTTCAGAAGCCTATTACCAGCAAGCAGGGGACCTGA